In Heyndrickxia vini, the sequence TTGAACATGTACAACTTCTCCTTTAATTTTATCAATTCACCTATTTCCATGTTTCAAGTAAGGATGAAAAAACATAAGGTTTTAGTAGGTGATCATAACAAAAATTCTTTTATCATATTAATAAAGAGCAACTACATTATAATTCTGTAGTTACTTCCATTTCATACAATTTGTAACAACGGAATTTGATAGTATAATAGGTATATCTTAATAGTAAGAAAAACTACTAAAGTCTGAGATGAAAAGTTAAAGGGCGTTAAAAGCTAAGCTATAAGTGGCGGAGGGAATATTTATGAATGCGTTAAATGAAATGGAAGTAATAAATAAAAAACGAAGTCAGCGATATAAAAAACCTGCAAAACGTAAATTCATTATTATTGGAATTATCTTCTTTATTGCGCTCCTTTTTGCTGGAATGAGCTTTTATCAGGCAACCCGTTTTAATTCACAGATTAAGATTAATAGCATTGAAGTCGGTGGACTCACGGCTGATCAGGTAGTAAATAAATTAAAAACAGCTGAATTAAAAAATAGAGTCTTCATCGGAAAACAACAAATTTTAGATGCGAAACCGACGCGGATGGCATTTACAGCTAAGGATCTGCCTGAGATTAAGAAATTATTGAAAAGCCAGTGGACACTTTTTCCTTCCTTCAAGAAAAAAAACTATTCGTTGATACCAAAAAAAACGGATAAGTTTCGAAGTGAAGCGATGGAAAAGCAAATAGAGAAGAAACTTCTAGCAATGAATAAAAACTTAAAGGCACCCCAGGATGCGGATGCCAAATTAAAACAAGGTAAAATTGTTATTACCGATAGTAAAGATGGTGAACAGTATGATATCAATGGTCTTTTAGAAGAATATAAGAAACAGAAATATACGAGTGATATCCATCTGAAACCTTTATTATTAAAACCAATCAAAAAGGACAGTCCGATTATAAAGGAAAAGGAGAAAATGTTAGCGTATCTCCTGCAACAAACAGTTGATTACAAGGTACAGGACAAAGTTTATCCCTTAAAGGCAAGTGAATTAATTAAAAATGCCTCCGTGTCGAACGATAAGAAAATGACAATCACCACGAGTGACATTAAAAAGAAGATAGACAAAATTAATCGTTCTCAATCAACATTAGATAAAAACTTTACATTTAAAACCCATTCAGGGAAGAAAATTTCCGTAAAAGCAGAAGGTTATGGCTGGGCAATCAATGTTGAAAAGGAAACAGCAAGGATTCAGAAAGCTTTCGAAAAAGGAGACAATTCGATTTCCGCCTCCAATATTTACGGAAAAGGCTGGAGCAACGAAGGCATCGGCTATGAAACGACTGCGAATCATGGTATTGGCAACACATATGCTGAAGTATCAATTGCTAAGCAGCATATTTGGATTTACAAAAATGGAAAATTAGTTGTCTCCACGGATGTAGTGACCGGTAAACATAGCACCGGTGAAGATACCTCACCAGGAATTTGGTATATCCTTTATAAGCGAACACCCTATACCCTCAAGGGCACTGCTGTAGGTAAAGGAGAATACGCCGTTGATGTAAAATACTGGGCTCCATTCACAAACAGTGGCCAAGGGTTCCACGATGCCGGCTGGCGGAAGAACTGGTCAAAAAAAGCCTATCTTAATGAAGGATCGGGCGGTTGTGTGAACACCCCTCCAAGGATTATGAAAGCTGTGTATGATAATCTCAGTACGTACGATCCAGTCGTTGTTTATTGAGAAAAGCTCAGGCTGTCGAATTTCGACAGCCTATTCTTTTTGGCATTGTTCGATAGTGTAGTGCCTGTCCACAAAAAAAGCGC encodes:
- a CDS encoding L,D-transpeptidase family protein, which codes for MNALNEMEVINKKRSQRYKKPAKRKFIIIGIIFFIALLFAGMSFYQATRFNSQIKINSIEVGGLTADQVVNKLKTAELKNRVFIGKQQILDAKPTRMAFTAKDLPEIKKLLKSQWTLFPSFKKKNYSLIPKKTDKFRSEAMEKQIEKKLLAMNKNLKAPQDADAKLKQGKIVITDSKDGEQYDINGLLEEYKKQKYTSDIHLKPLLLKPIKKDSPIIKEKEKMLAYLLQQTVDYKVQDKVYPLKASELIKNASVSNDKKMTITTSDIKKKIDKINRSQSTLDKNFTFKTHSGKKISVKAEGYGWAINVEKETARIQKAFEKGDNSISASNIYGKGWSNEGIGYETTANHGIGNTYAEVSIAKQHIWIYKNGKLVVSTDVVTGKHSTGEDTSPGIWYILYKRTPYTLKGTAVGKGEYAVDVKYWAPFTNSGQGFHDAGWRKNWSKKAYLNEGSGGCVNTPPRIMKAVYDNLSTYDPVVVY